The sequence GACGGTGGCCCATCCCGACTGTCAGTATGTAGGGCATGTTCTCGATCGACAACAGCGCGGAATCGTCGTTGCCATGGCGAGAGCAGGTATACTCCCGAGCCAATTGGGCTTTGATCTTTTATGTCAGTTGGTCAACTCGAATCTCATTCGTCAAGATCATGTTTTTGCCTCCCGTGTAGCCGATGCCAACGACCAAGTGACACATACAAACCTTTACGGCTCTAAGATTGGTGGAGATATCGATGAGTGCATCATATTTTTACCAGACCCCATGGGAGCCACGGGGCATTCGATTTCAACAACGATAGATCACTACAAAAAAAACGTGGCGGGCAAAGAGAAAAAATTTATTGCGATCCATCTGATCGTCACTCCAGAATACATTCGTCACGTGACCGAAAAACATCCTGACGTGATTATTTACACAGCTCGACTCGATCGCGGTCTATCGTCGGATAAAGTTTTAAAATCGATTCCGGGAACTTATTGGAACGAAGAAAAAGGTTTAAACGACAAACAGTATATTGTACCCGGTGCCGGCGGCG is a genomic window of Bdellovibrionales bacterium containing:
- a CDS encoding uracil phosphoribosyltransferase — translated: MHQGITHYSLSELEHKYPDNVHILNHPTVTSLLAKLCLPETTQPEFNRLIESLYSTLFVEAINAEWPLMPIELNTRMTVAHPDCQYVGHVLDRQQRGIVVAMARAGILPSQLGFDLLCQLVNSNLIRQDHVFASRVADANDQVTHTNLYGSKIGGDIDECIIFLPDPMGATGHSISTTIDHYKKNVAGKEKKFIAIHLIVTPEYIRHVTEKHPDVIIYTARLDRGLSSDKVLKSIPGTYWNEEKGLNDKQYIVPGAGGVGELINNSFV